Genomic segment of Pararhodobacter zhoushanensis:
CGGGCCGTTCTGCGGGTAGATCGCCAGACGGCGGCGCACACGGTCCGAGGTATAGAGCGGCAGATCCTGCGCCCAGATCAGCGAGCCATCGCTGGCATCGAGGCGCATCAGGCGGTTCTGGTCGCTGACCAGAAACACCGAGCCGCCGACCGGCCACACCGGGTCATTGGCACCCTCGGGGCTGGTCCACAGCGTTTCGCCCGAGCGCACGTCGATGGCGAACACCCGGCCCGACTGGTTGGCGGCGTACAGGCGGTTGCCGTCGATCACCGGATCGCCGGTCAGCGCCGGGATCGAGGCCAGCGCGGCCCCGGTACGGCGGCCTGCGGCGACCGTGGTCCACATCCGCCCGCCGTTCGAGCGGCGCACGGCGGTCAATTCACCGGCCTGCGTCGGGAAGATGACGGCATCGCCCGCGATGGCCGGGGCCGAGCCGCGCGCGACGGTGGTCAGGGCAGGCGTGCCCGGCAGGGTCCAGTCGATCCGGCCGGTGGCGGCGTTGAGGCTCCACATGCTGCTGTCGATGGCGGTGACATAGACGTTGTTGCCATTCACCGCCGGCGAGCCGGTCAGCGGGGCGTCAAAGTCGACGCGCCAGATCTCCGCGCCGGTTGCGGCGTCCAGGGCAGCAAGGAAGGCATAGGCCGAGGTCACATAGACCCGCCCGCCCGACACGGCCAGCGACCCGCCCGAGGCCGAGGTGCCCCGGTCACGCGGTGCGGTCAGGTCGGTGCTCCACAGCACGGCCCCGGCGGTCGAGGTGGCTTGCACCCGGGCCGCGGCGTCGAGCGTGTAGACGCGGCCATCGGCGACCACCGGATCGGTGGTCAGGCGTCCGCGGCGGGTGTCGCCGGTGCCGATGGTCGTGGACCAGATCAGCTGCGGGTTGGCCGACAGCGCCGGGTGCGACGGGCGCGCACCGGGCGTGCCCTGACGCTGGGTCCAGCTGGCATTGGCGCTTTGCGCCGGCAGCGAGATCGGCTGCGCGCGGTTGGCTTGCACGCCGTCCGAGCCGCCCCACGGGGCGCGCAGGGCGACGCGCTCGCCTTCCAGCGGGCGTTCACGGTTACAGCCGGCGCTCAACGCCACCAGGCCAATCAGGGTCGCGGTACGGATCAGGCTCACGGGTTATCCCCCAGTAGGTCAGCCGAGGTCGCTGGGCTGGTCACCGCCCAGGACGACGATCAGTTGCGCGACCCGGCGCCGCAGCGCATCGGTCACATCGGGTTCTTGCAGCAGGGCCTGTGCCTGGGCCAGCGCGCCGTCTTGGTCGCCGGTTTCCATGGTCAGCAGGGCCAGTTGTTCCAGCGCCAGCGGGCGGAAGGTCTGCCCGGGCTGTGCCAGCCCTTGCAGTGTCGCGCGGCGTTCGTCGACAGGAATGTCGGTGCCGCCGATGATCACCCGCTTGAACGCGGCGATCTGGCGATAGGCCAGCGGCAGGGTGGAATCGTTTTCGACGCGGGCCAGCGTTTCCATCGCCCCGGCGCGATCCTCGGCCTCGATATCGGCCGCGCCCAGCAGCAGGTTCAGGATGCCCGCGCGGTCGCCGGTGGCGTCGATGGCGGTCAGTTCGGTCCGCTGGGTGGCCGGATCGGTGGTGTCGAGCGCGGAAATCACCGCATCGCCAAAGCTGCGCGCGGCGGCTTCGTCCTGCGCCTTGCGCCATTCGTTGAACGCGGCACCGCCGACGATCATCAGGACCAGCGCAATCGCGATCCAGCCGTATCTGCGCATCGCCCCATACAGGCGGTCGCGCTTGAGTTCCTCGTTCACCTCGTCGATGAAGCTGTCGGGGTTGCTCACGTCTGGCCTCCGGTTTTCTGAACGGCTGCGCCTTATGGCACACGTCGCCTCTCATAGCCCGAGACGCCAGCCCTTGCCAAGGGCGCTGCCTGCGCAGGCGCGGGGGTTCGCCGCTTTTCCTGTCAACGCATCGTTTGGCGGCCTGCCGCCTGTGCAGGTGCAGAATCTTCGGTGCACCTGCCGCATGACGCTGCGGCATGAGGCCCGCAGCGTTTGCAAAATAAGGGGTTTGGGGGTAATCCACAGGCAACCTGTTGCGTATAGACAACGTGTCAGGCTGCTTGTGGCAGGCCCATCTCTGGGCCGAGCCGTTCAAGCTGCGCGATGATCGGATTGAAAAGGCCCGAAGAATTGCTGCGCCGCGCAGCGGTTCCCGGCCCCAAGAGGTTACTTTGATGCGTGTCGTTCCGCTGATTACTGCCGCGTTGGTGCTGGCGTTCCTGTACCTGCTGGTCATGCAGCGTGACGCGCTGATGGCCTTTGTCGGCGTGGAAGCCAGCCCGGTCGAAACGGCACCGATGGGGGCTGCCGCAGCGGCACCGGTCGAGGATGCGCTGTTCACGGTCGTCGTGGAGCGGATCACCGAGCGCGATCTGGAAAGCGCCATCGTGCTGCGCGGCCGCACGGCGGCTTCGCGCAGTGTCGAGGTGCGCGCGCAGACCGGCGGTCTGGTGACCTCGCAGCCGCGCCCGCGCGGCGCGCTGGTCAGCGCCGGTGAGGTTCTGTGCCAGCTCGATCCCGGCACCCGCGCCGCGCAGATGAGCGAGGCACAGGCACGGCTGAGCGAAGCCCGTGCGCGCCTGTCCGAAGCGCAGATCAACCAGACCACCGCCACGCGTCTGGCCGAAGAAGGGTTTCGCGCGCAAAACACCACCGCCACCGCAGACGCTGCCGTTCAGGCGGCGCTGGCCGGGGTCGAAGCGGCGAACGCCGGGGTCGAAGCTGCCAGCACCGAGCTGGACCGCCTGACCATCGCTGCGCCGTTCGACGGGTTGCTGGAGGTGAACTCGGCCGAGATCGGCAGCCTGATGCAATCAGGCGGCCTGTGCGCAACGGTGATCCAGCTCGATCCGATGCTGATCGTCGGCTATGCCGCTGAGGCGCAGATCGACCGGCTGGCCGATGGCGCGCTGGCCGGGGCGCGGTTGTCGAACGGGCGCGAAGTGCAGGGGCGGGTGACCTTCCTTGCCCGCGCCTCGGACCCGGCGACGCGGACCTTCCGCGTCGAGGTGACGGTGCCCAACCCCGATCTTGAGATCCGCGATGGCATGAGCGCCGATATTCTGGTCGCCGCCACCGCAACGCGCGGGCATCTGGTGCCCGGCTCGGCGCTGACGATCAGCGATGACGGCACGCTGGGCCTGCGGCTGGTCGATGAGACCAACCATACCTTCTTTCAACCCGTCACCGTGCTGCGCGATGCGCCGCAGGGCTTCTGGGTCAGCGGGCTGCCCGCCGAGGCCGATGTGGTCGTGGTCGGGCAGGAATACGTAACCGACGGCATCGAGGTGCGGGTATCGCGCCGCGGCGAGGACTGAGCGCATGCATGGCATGATCGACTGGGCGGCAGCCCGCGCGCGGATGGTACTGGCCTTCGTGTTCCTGACGCTGGGCGCCGGGGTCATGGCCTATGTCGGACTGCCCAAAGAGGGCGAGCCGGATATCGAGGTGCCCGCGCTGTTCATCTCGGTGCCGTTTCAGGGCATCTCGGCGGCGGATTCCGAGACGCTGCTGGTCCGCCCGATGGAGCAGGAGCTGTCCGGCCTGACCGGCCTCACCGACATGACCGCCACCGCGCGGCAAGGATACGCCAGCGTCGTGCTGGAATTCGAATTCGACTGGGACAAGACCGCCACCATCGCCGACGTGCGCGACCGCATGAGCCGGGCTGCGACGAATTTCCCCGACGGTGCGGACAGTTACTCGATCAACGAGTTCAACTTCAGCCAGTTTCCCATCGTGATCATCGCGGTATCGGGTGACGTGCCCGAACGCACGCTGATGCGCGCTGCCCGCAATCTCGAGCGCGCGATCGAGGGCGTCGATGCGGTGTTGTCCGCCGATGTGTCGGGCACCCGCGACGAGATGGTCGAGGTGATCATCGACCCTTTGCGGCTTGAGGCTTATAACGTCAGCGCGGTCGAGCTGATCAACGCCGTGACGATGAACAACCAGCTGGTCGCGGCGGGGGATATCGAGACCGACTCGGGCCGCTTCTCGCTGTCGTTGCCCGGCAGTTTTGAGGACCCGCAGGACATCTACGATCTGCCGATCAAGCATGTCGGCGACCGGGTGGTGACGCTGGGCGATCTGGCCACGATCAACATGACCTTTCAGGACCGTCAGGGCACCGCCCGGTTCGAGGGGCAGCCGACGCTGGCGCTGCAGGTGGTCAAGCGCAAGGGCTTCAACCTGATCGGCACGGTCGAAGAGGTGCGCGCCGCCGTCGATGCCGAGGTCGCCAGCTGGCCGCCAGAGCTGCGCGAGTCGATCACTGTCACCCCGGCGCTGGACCGCAGCTATCAGGTTGCCTCGATGATCAGCCAGCTGGAAGGCTCGGTGCTGACCGCCATCGCGCTGGTGATGATCGTGGTGCTGGCCAGCCTTGGCACGCGCACGGCGCTGCTGGTCGGTTTCTCGATCCCGTCATCGTTCCTTTTGTCGTTCATCCTGCTGGGCGTGATGGGGGTGACGATTTCCAACATCGTCATGTTCGGCCTGATTCTGGCCGTGGGGATGCTGGTCGACGGGGCCATCGTGGTCGCCGAATACGCCGACAGCGAGATCGCCAGCGGCAAGGGGCCGATGCAGGCCTATACCACGGCGGCCAAGCGGATGTTCTGGCCGGTGATCTCGTCCACCGCGACGACGCTCTGCGCCTTCCTGCCGATGCTGTTCTGGCCCGGTGTGGCCGGTGAGTTCATGGGCATGCTGCCGATCACGCTGATCTTCGTGCTGACGTCCTCGCTGATCGTCGCGCTGATCTTCCTGCCCATTCTGGGCGGCGTGACCGGCCGGATTGCCCGCAGCTTTGACGGCATCGCCCAGCACCTGCGCCGCCTGCCGTGGCTGCTGCGCCTGCCGTTTCTGGCCGTGGCGCTGGTGGTGATGGTTGGCGGGCTGGCCACGATGCTCAACCCCGGCCTGCTTATCCCAGACGCCGGGGCCGTCGCGCAGATGGGCGTGCTGGCCGTGCTGCCCGGTGCGCTGGCGACGATGCTGGGGGCGGCGGGGATGTCGATCAGCCTGAACGCGGTCAAGCCGCGCCCGCGCGCCCGCGCGGTGCAATCGGGCTATCGCCGCACGCCGTTCGGCTGGCTGACCAAGGCGGTTGTCGGCAACCCGGTGATGCCCTTCGTGGTCACGGCGGGCATCGTCTTTGGCGTCTGGCAGGTGTTCACGTATTACGGCGAGAACAACTACGGCGTTGATTTCTTTGTCTCGACAGAGCCCGAGCAGGGCATCGTCTATGTCCGCGCACGCGGCAACCTGTCGCTGGCGGAAAAGGACGCGCTGCTGCAACAGGTCGAGCAGATCGTGCTGGCCGAACCCGGCATCGCCTCGAGCTTTGCCTTTGGCGGTTCGGGCGGGCTGGAGCAGAACACCGGCGGCGGTCAGGCACCGCGTGATATGGTCGGGCAGATCCAGTTCGAGCTGCTCAACTGGGATGAACGCGATGGCCGGCCCGAGCTTTTGGGGCAGGTGGTGCTGGACCGGATGGAGGCGCAGTTTCGCCAGATCCCCGGCATCATCACCGAATACATGATCATGTCGGGCGGGCCGGCCTCGGCCAAGCCGATCCACCTGCGCCTGACGGGGCAGGATTTCGAGGTGCTGGGGCAGGCGGTGGAAACGGTCGAAGCCCGGATGCGCGAGATCGGCGGCATCATCGGGATCGAGGACAGCCGCCCGCTGCCGGGGATCGACTGGGAAATCCGCGTCGATACCGCCACGGCGGGCCGCTTTGGTGCCGATGTCGCCACGGTGGGCGGCATGGTGCAGCTGGTCACCCGCGGGCTGATGCTGGACACGATGCGCGTCGACACCTCGGATGAGGAAATCGAGATCCGCGTGCGCCTGCCCGAAGAGGACCGGCTGCTCTCCACGCTCGATACGCTGCGCGTCCAGACGCCGCAGGGGCTGGTGCCACTGTCGAATTTCGTCACGCGCGAGGCCGTCGCGCAGCGCGGCACCATCGACCGCTACGGCGAGCAACGCTATTTCGACGTCAAGGCCGACGCCGCGCCCGAGATGGTCAGCGTGGTGAATGCCGATGGCTCCATCGCCCGTCTGGCGCCGCTGGCCACGCTCGACGCCCGTGTGCATGCCGAAGGCTCGGAGGCGGCGCAGGCGGCCCAGAGCGCGCGTCAGGCGGTCATCGAGGCGGGCCAGCATATCGTGCCCGTCACCCCGACCGAGCGCATCGCGGCGCTGACCAGCTGGCTGGAACAGGAAACCCCGCTGCCCGGCGGTATCGGCTGGCAATGGACCGGCGAACAGCAGGATCAGGAAGAGACCGGCGCGTTCCTCGGGGTCGCCTTCGGCGCGGCCATGGGGCTGATGTTCATCATCCTGCTGGCCCAGTTCAACAGCTTTTACAACGCGGTGCTGGTGCTGCTGGCGGTGGTGCTGTCCACGGCGGGCGTGTTGATCGGCATGCTGGTGATGAAACAACCCTTCTCGATGATCATGACGGGAACGGGGGTGGTGGCGCTGGCCGGGATCGTGGTGAACAACAACATTGTGCTGATCGACACCTATCAGGACTTCCTGCGCTACATGCCCAGGATCGAGGCGATCATCCGCACGGCGGAACAACGCCTGCGCCCGGTTCTGTTGACCACGATCACCACCATGGCAGGGCTGGCCCCGATGATGTACGGGCTGTCCATCGACTTTGTGAACGGCGGCTATACGCTGAACAGCCCGACCTCGATGTGGTGGAAGCCGCTGGCGACGGCGGTGGTGTTCGGGCTTGGCATCTCGACGGTGCTGACGCTGGTGCTGACCCCGGCCCTGCTGGCGGCGCGCATCTGGATCGAGGGCTTTGCCAAGGCGCTGCTGCCCTTCCTGCGCGCTTTCGCGCCGGGCCGCGCCCGCGCCGACCGCGCGCTCAAGCGCCGCAGCGGCAAGGTGCGCCATGCCGAGATCATCTGGGATCCGGCACCCGCCGTCGCGGGGCCGGCGGTCCCGTCTGTCGTGACGCCTGAGGCGCCTGCTGCCCGTCCTCTCAAACGCGGCCCCCGCCACGCGGCGGAGTGACCGGCACCACGGGGCTCCCGCCTCGGCTTGCGGATCAAAGATCCGCGCGCCTCGTTGGGCCGGGTGCGCCACGCTGACGCGCGGCGCGCGCCGCCTGGCCCTGACGGGGGTGATGAACCGACCCGGTGCTGCGTATTTAAGGCAAGATGAGGGGCAAGTGCCCCCCGCGCGCGTCTTGGCCCGCCAACGATCCTCAGGGGATGACGCCGGCTTTTGCTGAGGAGGGGGCAGGATGCCTCCTGACGCCGCGCGGCGCTACTGCCGCGCTTTGCCGGGTAACCAAAAGCCCCCGCGCCGGTTGAGGCGCGGGGGCGATTGCAGGGTCGCGATGCCGTCAGACGGTGATCAGGCTTCGTTTTCCAGCGCGTCCAGAGCGGCTTTCAGCTCGTCCTTGGTGACCTCTTTTTCGGTCACGGCGGCTTTGCCGAGGATCAGGTCGACGACCTTGTCCTCGAAGATCGGCGCGCGCAGCTGCTGTTGCATCTGCTGGTTCTTTTGCACGAATTCGAAGAATTCGCGCTCTTGACCCGGGTACTGACGCGCCTGGCCCATGATCGCCTGGGTCATCTCGGCATCGGTCACCTGAACCTCGGCCTTGCGGCCCACTTCGGCCAGCAGCAGCCCCAGTTTCACCCGGCGCACGGCGAGCGATTTGTGCTCGTCGGTCGGTTCGACCGTGTCGTGGTTGTGGTGATCGACCTCGGGGTTTTCGTCATGCCACAGCTGGTGGGCGATCTGCGAGGCTTCGGCATCGACCAGCGACTGCGGCAGATCGAAGCTGACCGCCGTGTCCAGCTGGTCGAGCAGCGCGCGCTTCACGATGGCGCGCGACGCCTGGGCGTATTCGCCTTCCAGACCGTCCCGGATCTGGCCCTTCAGCGCGTCCAGCGATTCGGCGCCAAAGCGGCTGGCCAGCTCGTCATTCAGTTCGGCCTCGGCCGGGGCTTTGACGGCCTTGATCACGCATTCAAAGACGGCTTCCTTGCCGGCCAGATGGGCGGCCTGGTATTCAGCCGGGAAGCTGACGGTGACGTCCTTGGTTTCGCCGGCCTTCACGCCGACCAGCTGCTCTTCGAAGCCGGGGATGAACTGGCCCGAGCCGAGCGCCAGCGGGTAGTCTTGCGCGGTGCCACCGTCAAAGGCTTCGCCGTCGATGCGACCGGTGAAGTCGAACACGACCTGATCGCCGTTCTCGGCAGCGCCGTCCTTGTCTTCGAAGTTCTGCGCCTGCTTGGCCAGATTGGCCAGCGCTTCGTCCACGGCAGCGTCATCGGCTTTCACCACCAGACGCTCCAGCGTCACGCCGGTGAAATCGGGATCGGCGATTTCGGGCAGGGCCTCGTAGGACAGATCGACGATGACGTCATCGCCTTCTTTCCAGGTCTCGCCGTCTTTCATCTCGACTTTGGGCTGCATCGCCGGGCGTGCGCCGGTTTCTTCGAAATGCTGCTG
This window contains:
- a CDS encoding outer membrane protein assembly factor BamB family protein, producing the protein MSLIRTATLIGLVALSAGCNRERPLEGERVALRAPWGGSDGVQANRAQPISLPAQSANASWTQRQGTPGARPSHPALSANPQLIWSTTIGTGDTRRGRLTTDPVVADGRVYTLDAAARVQATSTAGAVLWSTDLTAPRDRGTSASGGSLAVSGGRVYVTSAYAFLAALDAATGAEIWRVDFDAPLTGSPAVNGNNVYVTAIDSSMWSLNAATGRIDWTLPGTPALTTVARGSAPAIAGDAVIFPTQAGELTAVRRSNGGRMWTTVAAGRRTGAALASIPALTGDPVIDGNRLYAANQSGRVFAIDVRSGETLWTSPEGANDPVWPVGGSVFLVSDQNRLMRLDASDGSLIWAQDLPLYTSDRVRRRLAIYPQNGPVLAGGKLWVASGDGVLRGFDPVSGNTVAEIPIPGGAASSPIVAGGVMYILTREGNLLAYR
- a CDS encoding efflux RND transporter permease subunit, whose protein sequence is MHGMIDWAAARARMVLAFVFLTLGAGVMAYVGLPKEGEPDIEVPALFISVPFQGISAADSETLLVRPMEQELSGLTGLTDMTATARQGYASVVLEFEFDWDKTATIADVRDRMSRAATNFPDGADSYSINEFNFSQFPIVIIAVSGDVPERTLMRAARNLERAIEGVDAVLSADVSGTRDEMVEVIIDPLRLEAYNVSAVELINAVTMNNQLVAAGDIETDSGRFSLSLPGSFEDPQDIYDLPIKHVGDRVVTLGDLATINMTFQDRQGTARFEGQPTLALQVVKRKGFNLIGTVEEVRAAVDAEVASWPPELRESITVTPALDRSYQVASMISQLEGSVLTAIALVMIVVLASLGTRTALLVGFSIPSSFLLSFILLGVMGVTISNIVMFGLILAVGMLVDGAIVVAEYADSEIASGKGPMQAYTTAAKRMFWPVISSTATTLCAFLPMLFWPGVAGEFMGMLPITLIFVLTSSLIVALIFLPILGGVTGRIARSFDGIAQHLRRLPWLLRLPFLAVALVVMVGGLATMLNPGLLIPDAGAVAQMGVLAVLPGALATMLGAAGMSISLNAVKPRPRARAVQSGYRRTPFGWLTKAVVGNPVMPFVVTAGIVFGVWQVFTYYGENNYGVDFFVSTEPEQGIVYVRARGNLSLAEKDALLQQVEQIVLAEPGIASSFAFGGSGGLEQNTGGGQAPRDMVGQIQFELLNWDERDGRPELLGQVVLDRMEAQFRQIPGIITEYMIMSGGPASAKPIHLRLTGQDFEVLGQAVETVEARMREIGGIIGIEDSRPLPGIDWEIRVDTATAGRFGADVATVGGMVQLVTRGLMLDTMRVDTSDEEIEIRVRLPEEDRLLSTLDTLRVQTPQGLVPLSNFVTREAVAQRGTIDRYGEQRYFDVKADAAPEMVSVVNADGSIARLAPLATLDARVHAEGSEAAQAAQSARQAVIEAGQHIVPVTPTERIAALTSWLEQETPLPGGIGWQWTGEQQDQEETGAFLGVAFGAAMGLMFIILLAQFNSFYNAVLVLLAVVLSTAGVLIGMLVMKQPFSMIMTGTGVVALAGIVVNNNIVLIDTYQDFLRYMPRIEAIIRTAEQRLRPVLLTTITTMAGLAPMMYGLSIDFVNGGYTLNSPTSMWWKPLATAVVFGLGISTVLTLVLTPALLAARIWIEGFAKALLPFLRAFAPGRARADRALKRRSGKVRHAEIIWDPAPAVAGPAVPSVVTPEAPAARPLKRGPRHAAE
- the tig gene encoding trigger factor translates to MQVTETLNDGLKRGYTITVTAAELTAKVDEKLREAQPEVEIKGFRKGKVPMAMLKKQFGQRLIGEAMQEAVDGAMQQHFEETGARPAMQPKVEMKDGETWKEGDDVIVDLSYEALPEIADPDFTGVTLERLVVKADDAAVDEALANLAKQAQNFEDKDGAAENGDQVVFDFTGRIDGEAFDGGTAQDYPLALGSGQFIPGFEEQLVGVKAGETKDVTVSFPAEYQAAHLAGKEAVFECVIKAVKAPAEAELNDELASRFGAESLDALKGQIRDGLEGEYAQASRAIVKRALLDQLDTAVSFDLPQSLVDAEASQIAHQLWHDENPEVDHHNHDTVEPTDEHKSLAVRRVKLGLLLAEVGRKAEVQVTDAEMTQAIMGQARQYPGQEREFFEFVQKNQQMQQQLRAPIFEDKVVDLILGKAAVTEKEVTKDELKAALDALENEA
- a CDS encoding efflux RND transporter periplasmic adaptor subunit; protein product: MRVVPLITAALVLAFLYLLVMQRDALMAFVGVEASPVETAPMGAAAAAPVEDALFTVVVERITERDLESAIVLRGRTAASRSVEVRAQTGGLVTSQPRPRGALVSAGEVLCQLDPGTRAAQMSEAQARLSEARARLSEAQINQTTATRLAEEGFRAQNTTATADAAVQAALAGVEAANAGVEAASTELDRLTIAAPFDGLLEVNSAEIGSLMQSGGLCATVIQLDPMLIVGYAAEAQIDRLADGALAGARLSNGREVQGRVTFLARASDPATRTFRVEVTVPNPDLEIRDGMSADILVAATATRGHLVPGSALTISDDGTLGLRLVDETNHTFFQPVTVLRDAPQGFWVSGLPAEADVVVVGQEYVTDGIEVRVSRRGED